The following nucleotide sequence is from Halobacillus mangrovi.
TCAACGTAATAATAGTAGATAGTGCAATTAAGATGACTGGAAGCATCGCTGTGAAGACACTGATGCCAAATCCAGGTGTATCTTCTAATTTGAATGTTTTCTGTTCGCCTAAAGAAGCGATGTTTCCGGATTTTTTAAAGGATTCCGGTACGATTTTTTTCGCGACCTTCGTAAAGATCGGTCCAGAAATAATCACGGTTGGAATCGCAATAATGATTCCGTAAACGAGTACTTTTCCGATATCTGCACCGTACTCCCCGGCGATAACGGTCGGTCCCGGGTGGGGAGGCAGGAAGCCGTGCGTGACAGACAGGGCTGCGGCCATCGGAAGACCTAAGTATAAAATAGACACTTTCAATTCTTTGGACATTGCAAAAACAATTGGAATTAACAAGACCAGTCCGACTTCAAAGAAGAGCGCAATCCCGATAATAAACGACGCGACAACAACGGCCCATTGGATGTTCTTTTCACCGAATTTGTTGACGAGCGTCATGGCGATGCGCTGGGCTCCGCCAGAATCCGTAATCAGTTTTCCTAACATGGCTCCAAGTCCGAAGATCAATGCCAGGTGGCCAAGTGTTCCGCCGAGTCCGGCTTCGATCGTTTCAACGACTTCTCCCATCGGCATGCCGAGCATTAAGGCGACACCGAAGGATACGATGATTAATGAGATAAAGGTATTTAATTTAAGTCCCATAATCAGGACTAATAGGGCGACAATTCCAATGGCTACTACGACTAATGGCATTATAATTCCCTCCAAGTTATTCATGTTGTTTCATGAACGTTATTTTATCGATAGTAATGGGTGTTCTAGTTTCGATTCCAACTATAAATTTATTATTCTTTTTCTAAT
It contains:
- a CDS encoding GntP family permease, translated to MPLVVVAIGIVALLVLIMGLKLNTFISLIIVSFGVALMLGMPMGEVVETIEAGLGGTLGHLALIFGLGAMLGKLITDSGGAQRIAMTLVNKFGEKNIQWAVVVASFIIGIALFFEVGLVLLIPIVFAMSKELKVSILYLGLPMAAALSVTHGFLPPHPGPTVIAGEYGADIGKVLVYGIIIAIPTVIISGPIFTKVAKKIVPESFKKSGNIASLGEQKTFKLEDTPGFGISVFTAMLPVILIALSTIITLIQETMGIEENGFTHVVNLIGNASTAMLISILVAVYTMGIARKIPMKDIMDSCSTAIAQIGMMLLIIGGGGAFKQVLIDGGVGGYVAELFEGSTMSPLILAWLIAAILRISLGSATVAALTTVGLVVPLLGTSDVNLALMVLSTGAGSLIASHVNDAGFWMFKEYFGLNMKETFATWTLLETLISVVGLGFILLMSLFV